The Dehalococcoidia bacterium genome includes the window ACGATGTCAAAGGCCACCACCAACCCCAGCCATCGTCCGACGCCCTCGCCCTCCCCTGTTATGATAGCACTGGTAATGGCTATCCCTGCAATGATGACCGGCAGAACAATGGGGAAGAAAAGGACCGGGAGCAACACCTCCCGCGCCCGCGTGTGGGCCACCATGGCCGAAAACACCACTCCCACAGCACTAAACCCTATGGTGCAAAGGAAGGTGGCCGCCCACAGAAGCGGGAGCACAAAGGGCAGGTTGAACAGGGCGGAGAACACGGGGAGCACCAGCGCCTCTACCCCCACCAAGAAGAGCACACTGGCCAGGACTTTGCCGGTGTACAGCAGGGAACGGGGAACGGGGCAGGTGAGGAGGCCCTCCAGTCCCCCCTGCTCCCGCTCCACCGAGAATAAGCGCACAAAGCCCAAGGTGCCCAGGAATGTGATGGCCGCCCACAGCACACCGGGGGCCACAAGAGGCACCAGCGCCGGGCGG containing:
- a CDS encoding heme exporter protein CcmB → MEALGRALWGLVWKDLLIEVRSRELVLPLLVFVIALVVMFTFSFEPRPALVPLVAPGVLWAAITFLGTLGFVRLFSVEREQGGLEGLLTCPVPRSLLYTGKVLASVLFLVGVEALVLPVFSALFNLPFVLPLLWAATFLCTIGFSAVGVVFSAMVAHTRAREVLLPVLFFPIVLPVIIAGIAITSAIITGEGEGVGRWLGLVVAFDIVYLIVGGALFDFVLGE